One stretch of Pigmentiphaga aceris DNA includes these proteins:
- a CDS encoding MFS transporter has protein sequence MQQDDTIDWKKILIPVFGPSLLYGLSNGAILPVIALTARDLGASVAMAGLIAALIGIGSLLGNIPASLITDRLGERRALTGAALISVLGLLLVVTVPHLWVMVIAMLMQGVAQSIFQLARQSYLIESVPTAYRARALSTLAGTTRIGAFLGPFAGAGLIFLMGLDGAYWVAIAAMLGAGVIAVSAPDIVRPSPSARGPGRIGVAQIARSHRGVYATLGVGVMLISALRTSRQVVIPLWASHLGMDAATASLVYGLVAAVDMSVFYPAGKVMDRYGRLWIAIPCTLLMGGSLMAIPFTETVTSFVLVSLLLGFGNGIGSGIVMTLGADAAPPNARNQFLGIWRLIADLGACGGPVMLSSVTALASLGAAAFGVGVLGIVAAAVFARWLPASTAR, from the coding sequence ATGCAGCAAGACGATACGATCGATTGGAAGAAGATCCTGATTCCCGTGTTCGGGCCGTCCTTGCTGTATGGCCTGAGCAATGGTGCGATTCTGCCGGTGATCGCGCTTACCGCGCGCGATCTGGGGGCCTCCGTTGCCATGGCGGGCCTGATCGCAGCGCTGATCGGCATTGGCTCGCTGCTCGGCAACATTCCCGCATCGCTGATCACCGACCGGCTGGGAGAGCGGCGAGCATTGACGGGAGCAGCACTGATCAGCGTGCTCGGCTTGCTGCTGGTGGTCACCGTGCCGCACTTGTGGGTGATGGTGATCGCCATGCTGATGCAAGGGGTCGCCCAATCCATCTTCCAGCTCGCCCGCCAGAGCTATCTGATCGAAAGTGTTCCCACGGCCTACCGGGCGCGCGCCTTGTCCACCCTGGCGGGCACCACCCGCATCGGCGCGTTTCTCGGCCCTTTCGCGGGGGCGGGACTGATCTTCCTGATGGGCCTGGACGGAGCCTACTGGGTCGCCATCGCAGCCATGCTCGGCGCGGGCGTCATCGCCGTTTCGGCACCCGACATCGTCAGGCCCTCGCCCTCGGCCCGTGGCCCTGGGCGGATCGGCGTGGCGCAGATTGCACGCAGTCATCGGGGTGTCTATGCCACGCTCGGCGTGGGCGTCATGCTCATCAGTGCGCTGCGAACCTCGCGTCAGGTCGTCATTCCGCTCTGGGCCAGCCACCTTGGCATGGACGCGGCCACGGCATCCCTGGTCTACGGGCTGGTCGCCGCCGTCGATATGTCGGTGTTCTACCCGGCGGGCAAGGTGATGGATCGGTACGGTCGCCTGTGGATCGCCATTCCGTGCACGCTGCTGATGGGCGGCAGCCTGATGGCGATTCCGTTCACTGAAACCGTCACCAGCTTTGTGCTGGTGTCCCTGCTGCTGGGATTCGGCAACGGGATCGGCTCCGGCATTGTAATGACGCTTGGTGCGGATGCGGCACCGCCCAACGCGCGCAACCAGTTCCTGGGTATCTGGCGCCTGATTGCCGACCTGGGGGCCTGTGGCGGGCCGGTGATGCTGTCGTCGGTGACGGCCTTGGCATCGCTGGGTGCCGCGGCTTTCGGGGTGGGTGTACTCGGCATCGTGGCGGCGGCGGTGTTCGCGCGGTGGCTGCCTGCGTCGACGGCGCGTTAG